One genomic segment of Quadrisphaera sp. RL12-1S includes these proteins:
- a CDS encoding glycoside hydrolase family 3 protein — translation MAPAQSARPPRAALGVLLVGLLALGGCSSPQSATAGAPASASTSAGSGAGSASPSPSPSPPPVDPHVAAAQRALERMDLRARAAQLLVVGVPAADLDDGSALLAQAPYGGLFVGGRSQASAAAVAAVTVPWAERARQAGQPVPWVAADQEGGAVQTFSGPGFERLPTARQQGRQPASAVQETARRAGEQLRAAGITLDLAPVADVVPATTGRANAPIGRYGREYGATAEEVSQDAGAAVTGLGESGVVATVKHFPGLGRVTTNTDYSRDVHDTETSATDPGVAVFGQLAALPQRPFVMTSSAVYDRIDPASPAAFSSAVVTDLLRGQLGVDGVVISDDLGRAEAVASVPPAERATRFVEAGGTLVLTVDSALAPTMLDALQARASADPAFAAAVDAAALVALEAKSRAGLLP, via the coding sequence ATGGCACCAGCGCAGTCCGCTCGCCCGCCCCGCGCCGCTCTCGGGGTGCTGCTGGTGGGACTCCTCGCGCTGGGCGGGTGCTCCTCGCCGCAGTCCGCCACAGCCGGCGCCCCAGCCAGCGCCAGCACCTCCGCGGGGAGCGGGGCGGGCTCGGCGAGCCCGTCGCCGTCGCCGTCGCCACCACCGGTGGACCCGCACGTCGCGGCGGCGCAGCGCGCGCTCGAGCGGATGGACCTGCGGGCGCGGGCGGCGCAGCTGCTGGTGGTGGGCGTGCCGGCCGCGGACCTCGACGACGGCAGCGCGCTCCTCGCCCAGGCCCCCTACGGCGGCCTCTTCGTCGGCGGGCGCTCCCAGGCCTCCGCCGCGGCCGTCGCCGCGGTGACCGTGCCGTGGGCCGAGCGCGCCCGCCAGGCCGGCCAGCCGGTGCCGTGGGTGGCCGCGGACCAGGAGGGCGGCGCCGTGCAGACCTTCTCCGGACCCGGCTTCGAGCGCCTCCCCACGGCCCGCCAGCAGGGCCGGCAGCCCGCGTCCGCCGTGCAGGAGACCGCGCGCCGCGCGGGGGAGCAGCTGCGCGCCGCGGGCATCACCCTCGACCTCGCGCCCGTCGCCGACGTCGTGCCCGCCACCACGGGACGCGCCAACGCGCCCATCGGCAGGTACGGCCGCGAGTACGGCGCGACCGCCGAGGAGGTCTCGCAGGACGCCGGCGCCGCGGTCACCGGGCTCGGCGAGTCCGGCGTGGTGGCCACCGTGAAGCACTTCCCGGGGCTGGGCCGGGTGACCACCAACACCGACTACTCCCGGGACGTCCACGACACCGAGACCTCCGCCACCGACCCCGGCGTCGCCGTGTTCGGGCAGCTCGCGGCGCTGCCGCAGCGGCCGTTCGTCATGACCTCCTCGGCCGTGTACGACCGGATCGACCCCGCCAGCCCCGCCGCGTTCTCCTCCGCCGTGGTCACCGACCTGCTGCGCGGTCAGCTGGGGGTGGACGGCGTGGTCATCTCCGACGACCTCGGCCGCGCCGAGGCCGTCGCCTCCGTGCCGCCGGCGGAGCGCGCCACCCGGTTCGTGGAGGCCGGCGGCACCCTGGTGCTGACCGTGGACTCCGCGCTCGCCCCCACCATGCTCGACGCGCTGCAGGCCAGGGCGAGCGCTGACCCGGCCTTCGCCGCCGCGGTGGACGCCGCCGCCCTCGTGGCGCTGGAGGCCAAGTCCCGCGCGGGGCTGCTGCCCTGA
- a CDS encoding PRC-barrel domain-containing protein, translated as MITDAEVERIPGAAVYGADGEKIGKAGAVYRDDQSGRPEWVTVQTGLFGTSESFVPLAQASFDGDDLRVPYDKAKVKDAPRVDDEGHLDITEEDRLFEYYGVGNAGPDGSAAHDVRDDREFYGDRDGRDGRSAGAAAAGAGAAGAGLGAAAARHEDHRDDHRDGYRDDRRDDRGVVEKIKDKFDGDDDRRDGYRDDRRDDRRDDRRDDRPAGYAGETRDGYRDDRPAGYAGEARGDGYRDDRPAGYAGEARGDGYRDDRRDDDRGHGAGTAVAAGAAGAGLGGLAAAAGHRDDRRDDVRDGYRDDRPAGYADDRRDDARRDDDRGVVDKIKDKLDGDDRRDGYRDDRRDDVRDGYRTDGRTGTDTATARDDRFADGEDVGRRDDRSSSGLGAAPVAAGAGAAAGAAGGYAAGRSSSSPTTGSATGSTTGSERKPRLSQWVLVKREDVIEVPADEAERLAAQQDGGTLR; from the coding sequence ATGATCACCGACGCTGAGGTGGAGCGGATCCCCGGAGCTGCCGTCTACGGAGCCGACGGCGAGAAGATCGGCAAGGCCGGGGCCGTCTACCGCGACGACCAGTCCGGGCGCCCGGAGTGGGTCACCGTGCAGACGGGCCTGTTCGGCACGTCCGAGAGCTTCGTCCCGCTGGCGCAGGCGAGCTTCGACGGCGACGACCTGCGCGTCCCCTACGACAAGGCCAAGGTCAAGGACGCCCCGCGCGTGGACGACGAGGGCCACCTGGACATCACCGAGGAGGACCGCCTCTTCGAGTACTACGGCGTCGGGAACGCCGGGCCGGACGGCTCCGCCGCGCACGACGTCCGCGACGACCGGGAGTTCTACGGCGACCGCGACGGGCGCGACGGGCGCAGCGCTGGGGCCGCGGCGGCGGGCGCCGGGGCCGCGGGAGCGGGCCTGGGTGCCGCCGCGGCCCGCCACGAGGACCACCGGGACGACCACCGCGACGGCTACCGGGACGACCGCCGGGACGACCGCGGCGTCGTGGAGAAGATCAAGGACAAGTTCGACGGCGACGACGACCGCCGCGACGGCTACCGCGACGACCGCCGCGACGACCGCCGTGACGACCGCCGTGACGACCGCCCCGCCGGCTACGCGGGTGAGACCCGCGACGGCTACCGCGACGACCGCCCCGCCGGCTACGCGGGTGAGGCCCGTGGGGACGGCTACCGCGACGACCGCCCCGCCGGCTACGCGGGTGAGGCCCGTGGGGACGGCTACCGCGACGACCGCCGTGACGACGACCGCGGGCACGGCGCGGGCACCGCTGTCGCCGCCGGTGCCGCGGGCGCGGGTCTCGGCGGACTGGCCGCTGCCGCCGGTCACCGCGACGACCGCCGCGACGACGTGCGCGACGGGTACCGCGACGACCGCCCGGCCGGCTACGCCGACGACCGCCGCGACGACGCCCGTCGGGACGACGACCGGGGCGTGGTCGACAAGATCAAGGACAAGCTCGACGGTGACGACCGCCGCGACGGCTACCGCGACGACCGCCGCGACGACGTGCGCGACGGCTACCGCACCGACGGGCGCACCGGCACGGACACCGCGACGGCCCGCGACGACCGCTTCGCCGACGGCGAGGACGTCGGCCGCCGCGACGACCGCTCCTCCTCCGGCCTGGGCGCCGCTCCGGTCGCGGCGGGCGCTGGCGCCGCCGCGGGGGCCGCGGGCGGGTACGCCGCTGGCCGCTCGTCGTCGTCGCCCACGACCGGCTCGGCGACCGGCTCGACGACCGGCAGTGAGCGCAAGCCGCGCCTGAGCCAGTGGGTGCTGGTGAAGCGGGAGGACGTCATCGAGGTGCCGGCCGACGAGGCCGAGCGCCTCGCTGCCCAGCAGGACGGCGGCACGCTCCGCTGA
- a CDS encoding lipopolysaccharide biosynthesis protein, translating to MAAADVESPVVDGSTSGLGRSSASMLLGHGGRAAFAGLTFLLVARELGPDGFGAVGAVMAAAALALPFASLGAVHLLVRSAVRAPEGLPGAFAGAAAITAGGGLAATVVAALVCLLVVPSVPLPAVLALLVADLVGAALLELAAGVQVARHRALGAARAQLVFHGLRFAAAVALVLTPAGLTVGGWAVAYAVTSLVGGAAAVVVVRRQLGRGGAPLGAEVRGLLAQWRDGFHFSVGLGAQALYNDLDKLMLTRLGSEAANGAYTVAYRLVDLSLVPLRAVLAAAYPRFFAAGAAGGQAGLRAAVGLARSIAPTTVGWCALASVALVAGADLVPLLLGSAYEPAVGALRWLALLPLLKVAHYLAADALTGAGQQRVRSAWQLGVAVGNGLLNLWLIPAFGLAGAVAASLLCDGVLALALWAVVWGRLRRTA from the coding sequence GTGGCAGCAGCGGACGTCGAGTCCCCCGTGGTGGACGGCAGCACCTCCGGGCTGGGGCGCAGCAGCGCCAGCATGCTCCTCGGCCACGGCGGGCGGGCCGCGTTCGCCGGGCTGACCTTCCTGCTGGTGGCCCGCGAGCTGGGACCGGACGGCTTCGGCGCCGTCGGCGCGGTGATGGCCGCCGCGGCGCTGGCGCTGCCGTTCGCCTCCCTCGGGGCGGTGCACCTGCTCGTGCGGTCCGCGGTGCGCGCCCCGGAGGGGCTGCCGGGCGCCTTCGCCGGGGCCGCCGCCATCACCGCGGGCGGGGGGCTGGCGGCCACGGTGGTCGCAGCGCTCGTGTGCCTGCTCGTGGTGCCGTCGGTGCCGCTGCCCGCCGTGCTCGCGCTGCTCGTGGCCGACCTCGTGGGCGCCGCGCTGCTCGAGCTGGCCGCCGGCGTGCAGGTGGCGCGCCACCGGGCGCTGGGCGCGGCCCGGGCCCAGCTGGTCTTCCACGGGCTGCGGTTCGCCGCCGCTGTCGCCCTGGTGCTCACGCCGGCCGGTCTGACCGTCGGCGGCTGGGCCGTCGCCTACGCGGTGACGTCGCTGGTGGGGGGCGCGGCGGCCGTCGTCGTCGTCCGCCGGCAGCTGGGACGCGGCGGCGCCCCGCTGGGCGCGGAGGTCCGCGGGCTGCTCGCGCAGTGGCGCGACGGGTTCCACTTCTCCGTGGGGCTCGGCGCGCAGGCGCTCTACAACGACCTCGACAAGCTCATGCTCACCCGGCTCGGCTCCGAGGCCGCCAACGGCGCGTACACCGTGGCCTACCGGCTGGTGGACCTGTCGCTGGTGCCGCTGCGCGCGGTGCTCGCCGCCGCGTACCCGCGCTTCTTCGCCGCCGGCGCCGCTGGGGGCCAGGCGGGGCTGCGGGCGGCCGTCGGGCTGGCGCGCAGCATCGCCCCGACCACCGTCGGGTGGTGCGCGCTGGCGTCGGTGGCGCTGGTCGCCGGGGCCGACCTCGTGCCGCTGCTGCTCGGGTCCGCGTACGAGCCCGCCGTCGGGGCCCTGCGGTGGCTGGCGCTGCTCCCGCTGCTCAAGGTCGCGCACTACCTCGCCGCCGACGCCCTCACCGGCGCCGGCCAGCAGCGCGTGCGCAGCGCCTGGCAGCTGGGCGTGGCGGTGGGCAACGGCCTGCTCAACCTGTGGCTGATCCCCGCGTTCGGGCTGGCCGGTGCCGTGGCGGCGAGCCTGCTCTGCGACGGCGTGCTGGCGCTGGCGCTGTGGGCGGTGGTCTGGGGCCGGCTGCGCCGCACCGCCTGA
- a CDS encoding glycosyltransferase: MTVGGGPPAAVFVLSQATPLRGMERAATETVAALQAHGLDVSLHALLTRPRSGRAGRLLDLATSFAAARRLVRQPGPPLVLVGIWVGLRVLPFRRPHDREVIAWEHSLTRERRAALRSFDAVARLVLPLYARRARRVVAVSAAVATALADQPGVGERVVVVANPVGKRPVAGTGRRAPQPSRGGGRLLYVGGLEPLKNPELALEALALLPDAHLDVAGGGARLEAMRRLAGQLGVADRVTWHGHTDRVPELLDACDAVVHTSRSETFGYALLEAAAAHRPVVAAATEQARHLVPALVPGTTTTADAPALAAAVRAVLAAPPGAAEFEAADAARERAYGPGALVAGWRAVLHQTPS; the protein is encoded by the coding sequence ATGACCGTGGGAGGTGGGCCACCGGCCGCGGTCTTCGTGCTCTCCCAGGCCACCCCGCTGCGCGGCATGGAGCGCGCCGCCACCGAGACCGTCGCCGCGCTCCAGGCGCACGGCCTCGACGTGTCGCTGCACGCCCTCCTCACCCGCCCGCGCTCCGGACGGGCCGGGCGGCTGCTCGACCTCGCCACCTCCTTCGCCGCCGCCCGCCGCCTCGTGCGCCAGCCGGGACCGCCGCTGGTGCTGGTGGGCATCTGGGTGGGGCTGCGGGTGCTGCCGTTCCGCAGGCCCCACGACCGGGAGGTCATCGCCTGGGAGCACTCCCTCACGCGCGAGCGGCGCGCGGCCCTGCGCTCCTTCGACGCCGTGGCCCGCCTGGTGCTGCCCCTGTACGCCCGCCGCGCCCGCCGGGTGGTCGCCGTCAGCGCCGCCGTGGCCACGGCGCTCGCGGACCAGCCGGGGGTGGGCGAGCGCGTCGTCGTCGTCGCCAACCCGGTGGGGAAGAGACCGGTGGCGGGCACCGGCCGCCGCGCGCCGCAGCCGTCCCGCGGCGGCGGTCGGCTGCTGTACGTGGGCGGTCTGGAGCCGCTGAAGAACCCCGAGCTGGCGCTGGAGGCCCTCGCGCTGCTGCCGGACGCCCACCTCGACGTGGCCGGCGGGGGAGCGCGGCTGGAGGCGATGCGCCGGCTGGCCGGGCAGCTGGGCGTGGCCGACCGCGTGACGTGGCACGGCCACACCGACCGCGTGCCGGAGCTGCTCGACGCGTGCGACGCGGTGGTCCACACGTCCCGGTCGGAGACGTTCGGGTACGCGCTGCTCGAGGCCGCCGCCGCGCACCGGCCGGTGGTGGCGGCGGCGACCGAGCAGGCCCGCCACCTCGTGCCCGCCCTCGTGCCGGGGACGACGACGACGGCGGACGCGCCCGCCCTGGCCGCCGCCGTGCGCGCCGTGCTCGCCGCCCCGCCGGGGGCGGCCGAGTTCGAGGCCGCCGACGCCGCGCGGGAGCGGGCCTACGGCCCGGGCGCGCTGGTGGCCGGCTGGCGCGCGGTGCTGCACCAGACCCCGTCGTGA
- a CDS encoding glycosyltransferase translates to MRTVVVTRAYAPEPAAAAWRQAALGRALAGAGHEVEVLTSRLPAGTTPEADVGGSGPRVRRWPVLRDASGNVRGYVQYASFDLPAGLRLAARVLGPRGRRPDVVVVEPPPTTGLVVRLVCGLRRTPYAYYAADLLSLAAAEAGLPRPALRALTALEAWVLRGAARVMTVDEGYAARVRALGVPAQRVVVVGTGVDTDRLRPPDDAAHAAAAPAGWDRPAFVYAGTMSEVQGAGVLVDALARVLPEHPGARAVFYGGGVQAAELAERAARLAPGLIDFPGLVDPSVIARTTATARAGLASQRPDTAYAFAFLVKPLAATACGAPVVYAGAGPFADLVGEHRLGWAVPFDVDAVAAALREALERPEPTAQERARLVAWTREHHSLRSVARRAVAAVEAAASHHCA, encoded by the coding sequence GTGCGCACGGTCGTGGTCACCCGCGCCTACGCCCCGGAGCCGGCCGCGGCCGCCTGGCGGCAGGCCGCCCTCGGTCGCGCCCTCGCGGGCGCGGGGCACGAGGTGGAGGTGCTGACCTCCCGCCTGCCCGCCGGCACCACCCCCGAGGCGGACGTCGGCGGCAGCGGCCCGCGGGTGCGCCGCTGGCCCGTGCTGCGCGACGCCAGCGGCAACGTCCGCGGGTACGTGCAGTACGCCAGCTTCGACCTGCCCGCCGGTCTGCGGCTGGCGGCCCGCGTGCTCGGGCCGCGCGGGCGGCGCCCCGACGTCGTCGTCGTCGAGCCCCCGCCCACCACGGGCCTCGTGGTGCGGCTGGTCTGCGGCCTGCGGCGCACTCCCTACGCCTACTACGCCGCGGACCTGCTCTCCCTGGCCGCCGCCGAGGCCGGTCTCCCGCGCCCGGCGCTGCGGGCGCTGACCGCGCTGGAGGCGTGGGTGCTGCGGGGCGCGGCCCGCGTCATGACCGTGGACGAGGGGTACGCGGCGCGCGTGCGCGCCCTCGGGGTGCCCGCGCAGAGGGTGGTGGTGGTCGGCACGGGCGTCGACACCGACCGGCTGCGTCCGCCGGACGACGCCGCCCACGCCGCCGCCGCCCCCGCCGGCTGGGACCGGCCCGCCTTCGTCTACGCCGGCACGATGTCGGAGGTGCAGGGCGCGGGCGTGCTGGTGGACGCCCTCGCCCGCGTGCTGCCCGAGCACCCCGGCGCGCGCGCCGTGTTCTACGGGGGCGGCGTGCAGGCCGCCGAGCTGGCAGAGCGCGCCGCCCGGCTGGCCCCGGGGCTCATCGACTTCCCCGGGCTCGTGGACCCCTCGGTGATCGCGCGCACCACCGCCACCGCGCGGGCGGGCCTGGCCAGCCAGCGACCCGACACCGCCTACGCCTTCGCCTTCCTCGTCAAGCCGCTGGCCGCCACCGCCTGCGGGGCGCCCGTGGTCTACGCCGGTGCCGGCCCCTTCGCCGACCTCGTGGGGGAGCACCGGCTGGGCTGGGCGGTGCCGTTCGACGTCGACGCGGTGGCCGCCGCCCTGCGCGAGGCGCTCGAGCGGCCGGAGCCCACCGCGCAGGAGCGCGCGCGGCTGGTGGCCTGGACGCGCGAGCACCACTCGCTGCGCTCGGTGGCCCGCCGCGCCGTCGCCGCCGTCGAGGCCGCCGCCTCCCACCACTGCGCATGA
- a CDS encoding cell wall-binding repeat-containing protein, with protein MRRALPALATTAAAAAAGLLGAGAFVLPAWADDPAGSAATTATTGTSGTSGTSADTVDDSAPTALLTGTLRVLADVDHVKTGTLDAARRQAAASLGGAMGPASGPGRRLDPVAPYLQVGGVWVPLRAGSVADVAPGSAVTVRVEVPAPVVQAVQDGQRLDAVPDGRASSTTAISAQALDAATDTPAAASSPLAGASAVAAAAAATPVAAQVVAATTPATTSVTSSQTVTVVAVSMLGGSDSYYSDSTVDSLLSSVNDYWGEQTGGAVGFRREGAVTRYSSSLGCSDPNALWSEAAQRSGFSQGAGKHLLLLLPPQAYSSGCSYGLGSVGSSPGAGGVTYVTDASWPAIAHELGHNMSLLHANRLQCGSAVDEAVGTTAAYKSCSVQEYGDRTDVMSSAAARSDGTPIQATGSASAFELARMGLLSSGGRATVTSAGTTSWTIQPLSSLSGLRSVLVTDPRSGDVYDLEVRANAGRDTFGWGGSTRVTYGLRVLKANDDGGSLLLDPTPTTGTDSNAVVAPGTTFTSAAGGVAVRTTANADGSVTAQVSVAPAGQDHWQPPTASVTARLQGEDRYGTAAAVSGALVKTPVSGQRVFVASGSAFPDALAAGAAAGRAGSPTPVLLVPATGALPDAVATELRRLAPARITVVGGAKAVDDGVLGQLGAYAATVDRVQGDDRYATSAAVATATAKDTGSTGGTGGAVFLATGLDFPDALSGASAAAQLGGSLLLTDPGSLSGPTLGALDALRPTRVYVLGGGISGTVVSQVASAVPGAAVKRLAGADRYETAALVADTSSPQGAGRVVLATGAAFPDALTGGPLAASLHAPLLLVQPTCAPGPVVDEVKKLGATTATVLGGPQSLSDGAASLDRC; from the coding sequence ATGCGCCGCGCCCTGCCCGCCCTGGCCACGACGGCCGCAGCGGCCGCCGCGGGCCTCCTGGGCGCTGGCGCCTTCGTGCTCCCGGCCTGGGCGGACGACCCCGCCGGCAGCGCCGCCACCACGGCCACCACCGGCACCTCCGGCACCTCCGGCACCTCCGCCGACACCGTGGACGACAGCGCGCCGACCGCCCTGCTCACCGGCACCCTGCGCGTGCTCGCGGACGTCGACCACGTCAAGACCGGCACCCTCGACGCCGCCCGCCGCCAGGCGGCCGCGTCCCTGGGCGGTGCGATGGGCCCGGCCTCCGGGCCCGGTCGCCGGCTCGACCCCGTGGCCCCCTACCTGCAGGTCGGCGGCGTGTGGGTGCCCCTGAGGGCCGGCTCCGTCGCGGACGTGGCCCCCGGCAGCGCCGTCACGGTCCGGGTGGAGGTGCCCGCTCCCGTGGTGCAGGCGGTCCAGGACGGGCAGCGCCTCGACGCGGTCCCCGACGGCCGCGCCTCCTCCACCACGGCCATCAGCGCGCAGGCCCTGGACGCGGCCACCGACACCCCCGCAGCCGCCTCCTCACCGCTGGCCGGGGCCAGCGCCGTCGCGGCGGCGGCGGCCGCCACCCCGGTGGCCGCGCAGGTGGTGGCGGCCACCACGCCGGCCACCACCAGCGTCACGTCGTCGCAGACGGTGACGGTGGTGGCGGTCTCCATGCTCGGCGGCTCGGACTCCTACTACAGCGACTCGACCGTCGACTCCCTGCTCTCGTCCGTGAACGACTACTGGGGCGAGCAGACCGGCGGGGCCGTCGGGTTCCGCCGCGAGGGTGCCGTCACGCGCTACTCCAGCTCGCTGGGCTGCTCGGACCCGAACGCGCTGTGGAGCGAGGCGGCGCAGCGCTCGGGGTTCAGCCAGGGCGCCGGCAAGCACCTGCTGCTGCTGCTGCCGCCGCAGGCCTACTCCTCCGGGTGCTCGTACGGGCTCGGGTCCGTGGGCTCCTCGCCGGGGGCGGGCGGGGTCACCTACGTCACCGACGCCAGCTGGCCGGCCATCGCCCACGAGCTCGGGCACAACATGTCGCTGCTGCACGCCAACCGCCTGCAGTGCGGCTCCGCCGTGGACGAGGCGGTCGGCACCACCGCGGCCTACAAGAGCTGCAGCGTGCAGGAGTACGGCGACCGCACCGACGTCATGTCCAGCGCCGCGGCGCGCTCGGACGGCACGCCCATCCAGGCCACCGGCAGCGCCTCGGCGTTCGAGCTGGCGCGCATGGGCCTGCTGAGCTCCGGCGGTCGCGCCACCGTGACCTCGGCCGGCACCACCAGCTGGACCATCCAGCCGCTGTCGTCGCTGTCCGGGCTGCGCTCGGTGCTGGTCACCGACCCGCGCAGCGGGGACGTCTACGACCTCGAGGTCCGCGCGAACGCCGGGCGCGACACCTTCGGGTGGGGCGGCTCCACCCGCGTCACCTACGGGCTGCGCGTGCTCAAGGCCAACGACGACGGCGGCAGCCTCCTGCTCGACCCCACGCCCACCACCGGCACGGACTCCAACGCGGTGGTGGCCCCCGGGACCACCTTCACCAGCGCCGCCGGCGGTGTGGCCGTGCGCACCACCGCGAACGCCGACGGGTCCGTCACCGCGCAGGTGTCCGTCGCGCCCGCCGGGCAGGACCACTGGCAGCCCCCCACCGCCTCCGTCACCGCCCGGCTCCAGGGCGAGGACCGCTACGGCACCGCCGCCGCGGTCTCCGGGGCGCTCGTGAAGACGCCGGTCAGCGGTCAGCGGGTCTTCGTCGCCTCCGGCTCCGCCTTCCCCGACGCCCTCGCCGCCGGCGCGGCCGCCGGGCGCGCCGGCTCCCCCACCCCCGTCCTCCTGGTCCCCGCCACCGGGGCGCTGCCCGACGCCGTGGCCACCGAGCTGCGCCGCCTGGCGCCGGCGCGGATCACCGTGGTCGGCGGCGCGAAGGCCGTGGACGACGGCGTGCTCGGCCAGCTGGGCGCCTACGCCGCCACCGTGGACCGGGTGCAGGGCGACGACCGCTACGCCACCTCCGCGGCGGTGGCCACCGCCACCGCCAAGGACACCGGCAGCACCGGCGGCACTGGCGGCGCGGTGTTCCTGGCCACCGGCCTGGACTTCCCCGACGCGCTGTCCGGCGCCTCGGCCGCGGCGCAGCTGGGCGGGTCCCTGCTGCTCACCGACCCGGGCTCGCTGTCCGGCCCCACGCTCGGCGCCCTGGACGCGCTGAGGCCGACGCGCGTCTACGTGCTCGGCGGGGGCATCTCCGGCACCGTGGTGAGCCAGGTCGCCTCGGCGGTGCCCGGCGCCGCGGTGAAGCGGCTCGCCGGCGCCGACCGGTACGAGACGGCGGCCCTCGTGGCCGACACGTCCTCTCCCCAGGGCGCGGGGAGGGTGGTGCTCGCCACGGGCGCGGCCTTCCCCGACGCCCTCACCGGCGGCCCGCTGGCGGCGTCGCTGCACGCGCCCCTGCTGCTGGTGCAGCCGACCTGCGCGCCGGGACCGGTGGTCGACGAGGTGAAGAAGCTCGGCGCCACCACCGCCACGGTGCTCGGCGGCCCGCAGTCGCTGTCCGACGGCGCCGCCTCCCTCGACCGCTGCTGA
- a CDS encoding TSUP family transporter: MSIDVSSLTPLDWALLALGGLIIGFSKTAFSGLGTLVAVVFALVLPTRASTGAIVPLLIVGDVIAVSLYRRHADWKLLVRLLPYLIGGLLLGVVFLDSVDDGALRRFLGVLLLVLAAVQLRSLLRPAAPTEEPGVVTAPSGPETWGPLRRRTTAALAGGGAGFATMVANAAGPISSMYLLVMRVSKMAFVGTAAWLYAIVNVTKVPFSVQLGFINPQSLLLDLLLVPALLVGAFVGVKVLRRVPQQLFTHLTLVLTAASAVALLLL; this comes from the coding sequence GTGAGCATCGACGTCTCCAGCCTCACCCCCCTCGACTGGGCGCTGCTGGCCCTCGGCGGCCTCATCATCGGCTTCTCCAAGACGGCGTTCTCGGGCCTGGGCACCCTGGTCGCGGTGGTCTTCGCGCTGGTGCTCCCCACCCGCGCCTCGACCGGGGCGATCGTGCCGCTGCTCATCGTGGGCGACGTCATCGCCGTGTCCCTGTACCGCCGCCACGCCGACTGGAAGCTGCTGGTCAGGCTGCTGCCGTACCTCATCGGTGGGCTGCTGCTCGGCGTCGTCTTCCTCGACTCCGTGGACGACGGCGCCCTGCGCCGCTTCCTCGGGGTGCTGCTGCTCGTGCTGGCGGCGGTCCAGCTGCGCTCGCTGCTGCGTCCGGCCGCCCCGACCGAGGAGCCCGGGGTGGTCACGGCCCCCAGCGGCCCCGAGACCTGGGGGCCGCTGCGCCGCCGCACCACCGCCGCGCTCGCCGGTGGCGGCGCGGGCTTCGCCACCATGGTCGCCAACGCCGCCGGCCCGATCTCGTCGATGTACCTGCTGGTCATGCGCGTCAGCAAGATGGCGTTCGTCGGCACGGCCGCGTGGCTCTACGCCATCGTCAACGTCACCAAGGTGCCCTTCAGCGTGCAGCTGGGCTTCATCAACCCGCAGTCGCTGCTGCTGGACCTGCTGCTCGTGCCGGCGCTGCTGGTGGGCGCCTTCGTGGGCGTCAAGGTGCTGCGCCGGGTCCCCCAGCAGCTCTTCACCCACCTCACGCTGGTGCTGACCGCCGCCTCCGCCGTCGCCCTGCTCCTCCTCTGA